AGCGGCCTGTATACAATACTAAACGGGTGCCCGACCAAATGTCCCACCACCGGCATCAGTTCCCAATTCCCGAAGTGCCCGGTCAGCACCAGGACGCCCTTGCCTTTTGCGTAGGCGGTTTGAATATGCGCCATTCCCTCAATTTTGACGTGCCGGCGCAGTTCATCATTATTCAGGCAGTTGGACCAGCAAATTTCATAAAGCAGTTTTCCCAAATTTTCAAAAACGGCTTTAGCGATCCGTTGGATTTGCGCGTCCTTTTTTTCAGGGTAAGCATTGCGCAGATTATTGAGGGCGATGTTTCGGCTTCGCTTGACGATGGTATAAGCCAGCCGGCCCATGGCGACCCCTGTCCCGATGCCTATTTTTCGGGGTAAAAAACCGAAAATCCGCGTAAAACAAAAGAGCGCAGAATCGATGATAGGGTCTGTAAGGTTTCTCATTGCCTTCGATGGATGAATGAATTGCCGATGACGAAAAAAAGGTTTTATATCACGCGGCCGCTGAATATTGTCAAGCCGGAATTGGCGCATGATTTGCCGATTAAATCAAAGAGCCTCCTTCTGATCAGATCATGAAATGCGGTTTTGTGCGCACCAAAATCGTGCTCGATTCCCAATACCACCAGATTCGCCGGCCATTGGGTGAGGCCGTTGATTCTGCAGATATCCTTCTGTGTCGTTACGATGAGCTCCGCTTTTACATCGCGGGCTTGGTGCTGAAGCGCGGCCACGTCATCCGCGCTGAACCAATGATGGTCCGGAAAGGCTGCCGTTGCGGCCACCGTGCACCCCAGTTCGGTTAAGCTGTGATGAAACCCGGGGTTATCCGCAACCCCTGAAAAGGCGAACACGCGCTTTCCCCGAAGTAAGGTGCGGGCGGCGCCGGCGGTTTTTAGGAAAGTTTCCGCTGTCGCGGTTTTTCCCATCCCAATGAGATTCTCGATGACGGGTTCGAGTTGCGCCCGAAAAACCGGTTTTTGAGCGGCGTATCGGTTGACGGCATGAAGCAGTTCCGGCGCCGAAGGACTTTTCGGTCGGCATCGGGTTTCCACAATGACATCCGCCCGGCCGATAGCGGACACGGGTTCTCGTAAGGGGCCGCGCGGCAACAGATGGCGATTTCCAAAGGGGCGGGTCTGATCCACTAAAAGCAAGTTGATGTCCCGCCTCAACTGAAGGTGTTGAAAGGCATCATCCAGAATAATGACCTCTGGAGAAAAGGCGGCGATAGCCCGGGTTCCCGCCATAAACCGGTTTTGCCCCACCACCACGGGAATATCGGTTAACGCATTTGCGATCATGAAGGGCTCATCACCAGATGCTTCAGGCGTGACAAGGGTTTTTTGACCATCGCTCACAATGCCGCCCGTTTTTTCGAGATTGCCCTTGTAGCCCCGGCTGACAATCGCCACCCGATAACCGAGGGATCGGACCAGCCGTGCCAGATAGATGACCATCGGGGTCTTACCGGTGCCGCCCACCGTGATATTGCCGATCGAAATAACGACACAGGGCAGCTGTTTTAGTTTGGCCGGCCGAAACTCGAATGCCGCTGATCTGAGGCGCGCGAGCCCGCCGTAAACCAGGGAGAGTCCCCACAGAATCGTTTCGAAGGAAAAGGTTCGAGCGGCCTGGTTGCTTTTCATGGCCGATGTGATTCTGCGAATAAGAGGTGACACCGGCTTACTCCTGCTGGTCATCGTGAGGAAGGAAAGGGGCCGTCAAGGATAACATCTTTTTCACGGCGCCGCCGTTCGATTGAAATATCGATAAAGAAATTTTCCCCATGGCATGGGCTTTTTCGGGGTTAGAGAGCAGGGCATTCACGTTACGATAAAATGCCTCGGCATTTTGAACCGTTACAGCGCCGCCGGCGGATTCAAGCGCGGTCGAAATGCTCATGAAATCTCTCATATCCGGTCCGAACAGGATCGGTTTGGCCCATGCCGCGGGCTCCAGGGGATTATGCCCGCTGCACGCGACCAGGCTTCCGCCCACAAAGGCGACATCGGCCAGGGCGTAAAAGTCGCGTAACAGGCCGAGCCGATCGACGATGATGACATCCACGGATTGATTGCTCGGGTTATCTTCCAGCGCCGTCATGGTAAATGCCTTCAAATGAGCGGACTTAGCCAGTTGCGTAACGGACGCCGCGCGTTTCGGGTCTCTGGGTGCTACCATCATCACGAGCGAAGGCCATTGGGTTTTTAGACGGCAAAACGCGCCGAGTAAAATTTCTTCTTCGCCTTCATGCGTGCTGCCTGCTACGATCACGGGTTGAGCCGGGTTGATGGCAAGTGATTGGCGGCGTGCAATGAGCTGCTCTGGCGTCAGCACGGGCCGGTTCTGGTCGAATTTCAAATTGCCGGCCATGACAATCCGGTGTCGTGCAATCCCCAGCCCGCTGAATCGCTCGGCGTCCATTTCGGATTGAGTACAAATATAGGTGAAGGCCGAAAAAACAGGTCCGAAAAAAAACGAAAAACGTTTATAATTGCGATAAGCACGTGCAGAGAGCCTGGCATTTACCAAAAAAGCCGGAATGTTGCGCTTTTTTAATTCGTTCATGAAGTTGGGCCAAATATCCGTTTCAACCATCAGCACCATCGCCGGATCAACAAGATGAAGCGCCCTTTTGATTGAAAAAGGAAGATCATAAGGAAAAAAGCGAATGGCGGACGTTATGGAATGCAACCGTTCCCGGGCGATTCGATACCCCGTCAGGGTGGATACCGTCAGAAGCACCGGCCGGCCGGGATATTGCTGCGTTAATCCGGAAAGAAGCGGTGTGGCGGACAGGACTTCCCCCACGGACAAGGCGTGAACCCATATCGGTTTTTCCGATTTTAATGTGCCTGTTTTCCCGCGTGGAAGCGGTTGGGATGGGGCAACCCCCAGCCGGGGCAAAACGGTTTTTCTCCGTTTTTCAGAACAGAGAACAGCCGGCAAAATAACCGGCAGCGCGATGAGGACGGCAAGAAATAACAATGCATTGTAAATAATAACCATTTAAGGTTTTCACTCCCATAGTTAGAACCGTCTTATCGGTTCTCAGAACCCAACGAAGGCCACAACCCCGCTCAATCCGCATTTAACAAGGCGATACCGCCCAAGCAGAGGAAAACCAGGTTGGTCAGCCAGGCCGATATGACCGGGAGAAGAATGCCCCCGTATCCTAGAGAGATACAAAAACTAAAGACCACCCAGTATAGAAAGATGATAGCGATGCCCCAGGCAATGATCAGGGACAGGCGTTCCTTGAAAGCCCTGCGCACGGCAATACCGCTGCCTACCATGGACATGATCAGACAGGCAAAAGGCAATGCCGTTTTTGCGTGAAGATCCACACGATAATTCCCGGCGTCATACCCTTCGGCCTCGATGTCGCGGATATAATTGCGAAGCTCATCGAAACTCATTTCTTCCGACTTTTTCGCCACCTGGCTTAAATCCTCCGGCACCAGATCCACCGGCTCGGTTTTTTGGGAATGAAAGTTAACTTCAAGGGCATGGGGCTTCGTGTTGATCCGTTGTTCCATGACCGTGTCCAACACCCATTCCCCGTTTTTAAAAACACCTTTTACGGCATCGATTCGCCGAATCAGCTTGAACTGGTCATCGAATTGATGGAGCGTAACGCCGAAGACGGCATTGTCCACCGGATTATAATGGGTGATATGGGTGATGCTTTGTTTCCCTTTGATCCAGATATTATTTTCCCGCGTGGCCATAGCGGAGACCTTTTTAACCTCCCTCAAATAAATATCGTTTGCTTTGGCCATGGTCGTGGGGACAATCCCTTCTGAGAAAAAAAACAGGAGCAGACCGCTGCCCAGACCGATGAGGGCGATCGGCTTAAAAAGCGTATAAATGCCAATGCCGCTGCTTCTTAAGGCGACGAGCTCATTTTTTTTGTTCATCAGTCCCAAGGTAATCAGAATGGACAACAGGACGCCGACCGGCAATATTTGGGCGATGATAAACGGGATTTTGAAAGCAAGAAATCGAAAGGTGGCGGCCAGGGGTGCGCCCGCTTCCATAAAATTATCCACTCGTTCAAAGAAATCGACAATCATGTACACGCAGACAACCATGACCATGATCATGCTGAAGTATTTGACAATTTCTCGTATCAGATATTTATGAAGGATGTTCATGGGGGATTCAGTTGTCCGTTGATTCCGTAGAACCGTCAACACAGGCGGCCTCGGAGGGGTCGGTCAGGCTGTTTATCCGGGTTTTTTTGATCCGATCGATCAGATTCGAGAACAGCAATGGTTTTTCGTTGGCGACTCGAATCAGCAGGAAAAGTCCCAGCCCGCCGAAAAGAATATTGGGCAACCACATTCCGATAACCGGCGGATAGATACCCGCTTCTCCAAAGACCCAACCGGCGGAAAGGATCGAATAATAGAGCATAAAGAATAGAAGCCCAAGGCCGATCCCGGAAGATTGCTTGACGAATTTGGTTCGAATTCCCAAGGGGAACGCCAGCATTCCCAGCGCGATACAGGCAAAGGGCAATGAGAATTTTTTATGAAATTCTATCAGAATTTCATAGTAAACGTTGTTTTTTTCTGTTGCGCTGCCAATAAAGCGCTGCAGTTCGGAAAGGCTCATTTCCTTTTTATTTTTTTGAGTTCCGGTTGCGGTCCGGTATGCATTTTTCAGGTTGAGCCGGACATCGTAAGTTTTAAAACGGATGGCATGGGAAGCTTTGTCCTTTAATTGAACCTGATTGATGAATCCATCCATCAGTCTTAAATGGAATGTATCGTTTTCCGGTGAATCGATCAACTGACCGAGGGGCGCTGTAACCGTTACGATAATGCCGCGGTTATTTCGATCTTCGATAAATACATCCATCAGGGATTTTGTTTGCGGATCGGATTTGTTGAAATAAACCATCATGCCTTGAAAATTGTCATTAAATGTCCTTTCCTTCAGCAAAGCGGCATAGCTGGATGTTTTCAGTTCTCCCATAAGATTGCGCACGGAGAGTTTGCCCCAGGGCAGGCCCGCTACGGTTGTAACGCATGTCGCTGCAAAGGTGAGAATGCAAAACAGAAGAATCGGCGGCGTCAGGCGGTAGATACCGATTCCCCCGGCTTTTAACGCAATGATTTCATTGTCGTTGGACATTTTGAGCAAGGTCAGCAGCACCGCAATCATGGTCGACATTGGAATGATGAATTCCAGAAAAGAGGGGATTGAATAAAAAATCATTCTCACGACGGTGATAAAGCCGACGTGATAGTTAACGACCAGATCGGTGATCCGAAGGAGTGTGGTCATCAAAAATATAAATAAAAGGAAGACGACGCTCAGCAAAAATGGCGCGAAAAGCTCCTTGAAAATATAACGATTCACCACGGAATTTATTTTCATGCGATAATGCAGACCTTTATGATCTTTAATCGATATTCTGTCGACTTTTTGCGAAGTTGAATCAGGTCTCTACCTATTGTTTTTTATAGGGCAAGTCAACCGCCGTTTATCCGGTTGACGGCCTGAACCCAAAAGGCCGGAACTGCCGATCGATCCACCGATGCTTATTCAGGGTATCCTGCTGAAAATGATTGACAATATAGGGATTTTATCTTTATTTGGGCGATGGTTTTTTAGACGCTTAGTGGAACGCCGATGGCGAGCCGAGAGGAGAAAAGAATGGGGACGGTTTATCACGAGAGAGATTCATGAATAAGCGACACCATCAGGAATCTTTGGCAAAACTGCTTATCTATATTTTGGGCCGAAACCCCGGGGAGTTCGGCCTGGTTCCCGATGCGCGCGGGTACGTCAGGATAAAGGATTTGTTAAAAGCGATTTGTGAGGAGGATGGCTGGCGGCACATTCGGCGCAGCCATCTGAATGAAGTGGTGCTGGTGAATTCAAATCCGCCGATTGAAATTGAAGGGGAACGGGTGCGGGCCGTCGATCGGGAGGGCTTGCCGCGGTTGACGGTTTCGGAAGAAGTGGTGAAACAATTATATTGCTGCATCCGCAAAAAGGCATATGCCGCCGCGCTGGAAAAGGGCGTTTTGCCGGGAGCCGACCCTTTTGTCATATTGAGCGATGATAGGGGGATGGCGGAAAGATTGGGGCGCAGATACGATGCCGCCCCGGTGCTTCTCACGGTGTCGGTTTCATTGATGAAACGCCGCGGGCTGCCATTGCAGTATGCCGGTGGAACGCTGTACCTGGCTGAACGGATTCCGCCCGACTGTTTTACCGGCCCGCCGCTGGCAAAAACCCGGGAAGAAATCAAATCCGGGGAAATTCCAGCTCGAGTGCCGGTCCCGAAAACGCCGGGCAGTTTTTTTATTGAAAGGGATGATGTTAATCAACAGTCCGGAATAAAGGAAAAAAATGTCAAAAATGACGACTGGAAGCGGGCGCGCCGACAAATGAATCGACGGCACAAGGGGAAGAATAAGTGGGATAATTGTTGAAAGCATCAAAATGCGGCATAGTTATTGATGAGATAATAAAGCTTTTTCATTCAATCCCATCGAAATAGCGGTTAAGGTGGGGGGTTGAATTTTTAAATACGCTTGTATATCGAAGGTTTGGACTTGACAAACCCAGGATAACGACTATGCTGGAGCCCGTTCTGAAAAGGTCACTTTTTTTATAATAGAAAGTTATAGCGTTTCATCATGGTGTTGAGGCGTACAAATGAGGAGGAAAGATCATGAAGGTTTTGGTAAGTGATAATCTCGGGGAAGAAGGCGTTGAGATGTTTCGTGCGGCTGCAGGGATTGAGGTGGATGTTCAAACCGGGCTGACACCTGAGGCGCTAAAGGAGATTATCGGAGATTATGACGCGCTGGTGATTCGTAGCGCGACGAAAGTGACGGAAGATTTGCTGAGCCGTGCGCATCGGCTGAAGGTAGTCGGACGGGCAGGAATCGGCTTGGACAATGTGGACATTCCAGCGGCCACCAAGCGGGGAATTGTGGTCATGAACACCCCGGGCGGCAATGTTGTTACCACGGCGGAGCATGCCATAGCCATGATGTTGTCTTTGTCGCGCAATATTCCCCAGGCTACGGCGACGTTGAAGGCCGGGCGATGGGAAAAGAAGAAGCTTCAAGGTCGTGAATTATATAATAAGGTGCTGGGCGTGATTGGATTCGGGAAAATCGGCTCCATCGTAGCGGACCGGGCAAGGGGGTTGAAAATGCAGGTGGTGGTGTATGATCCCTTTGTTACGGCCGAACAGATTGAAAAGGCTGGTTTTGCCGCCGCTACGCTTGAGGAGCTGTACCGGAAATCCGATTATATTACGGTTCACGTTCCGAAATTAAAAAATACAACGGGTCTGCTGAATAAAGAAGCCTTTGGCCAGATGAAGGACGGGGTCATGGTCATCAATTGCGCCCGGGGCGGAATCGTAGAAGAGAAGGATTTATACGAGGCGATACAGTCAGGCAAGGTGGCCGGTGCGGCGTTGGATGTATTTGAGGTAGAACCGCCTGAAAACAATCCGCTTTTGGAGTTAGACCCTGTGATCGCGACGCCGCACTTGGGTGCATCCACCAAGGAGGCCCAGACCAATGTTGCGGTCGCTGTTGCCGATCAAATCATTGACTATCTGCAAAACGGTACGATACAAAACGCCGTGAACGTGCCTTCCGTCACGGGTGAACTATTGGAAAAGCTTGGCCCCTATTTATACCTCGGAGACAGAATCGGTGTGTTGGAAGCACAGTTGGTATGCGGGCCGATCACGGAAGTTCATATCGAATATAACGGTGATTTTCACGGTCTGGATCTTTCGCCGGTGACTTGTGCGGTTCTTAAGGGACTTCTGACATCCATCGTTAAGGACGATGTCAATTTTGTAAATGCCGGTGTGTTGGCAAAAGAAAGAGGCATTAAGGTAACCGAAGGGGCTACAGCTACCTCGGATGATTATACCAACCTGATTACTGTGCGGGTCGTCACAACCGAGATGAGTTGCTCGGTGTCCGGCACCATTTTCGGCAAAAATGACGCCAGGATCGTTATGATCAATAATTTCAGATTGGAGTTGATTCCGGAAGGGCATTTGGGACTGATTCATAATCAGGACATTCCTGGCTCCATCGGCGAGATCGGCTCAGCACTCGGCTTGTTCAACATCAATATCGGCAGAATGCATGTGGGCCAGGAAAAGGATGGAGCGAGAAATATTATTTTCTTGCAGGTCGATACGCCGCTTAGCGAAGAAGTGATAACGCATCTGCGGTCGCTGAAAACAGTGAAGACAGTGATTCCTTTGGAGTTTCCGTGATTAAACGCAGACATCTGCCGTCTGGCGTTCCACACGCGGCGGCGAGGAGGTAACATGGCGGAGGAAAAGGATTTTATTCTTAAGGACAAGGAGGGCAATGCCGCCCGGAACAGTGGGGACGGTGCGGGGGCGGAAAAGCCATTCGCGGGCCGGAAGGGGGATTCACCGCTTCCAGCCATTGATTTTTCGACTTTTATCATGTCCCTTAATGCATCTGCGCTGGTGAATTTGGGGGTCATTGAGGATCCTGTCACAGGTCAGAAAACGAAAAACCTGTCCATTGGAAAACAAACCATTGATATCATAGGGATGCTTGAAGAAAAAACCCGTGGCAACCTGACGCCGGATGAAGGCGCGCTGATTAAAGGAATGCTCTATGACTTGAGAATTACATTTGTCAAACAATCGGGTTGATACTGGTTCCGAATATCAAAAAACGATGAAATTGCTATCCCCCGCCAAAATCAATTTGTTTTTACACGTTACCGGCAGGCGAACCGATGGGTATCATGACCTTTTCACGCTCATGTGCGGGGTAGGGCTTTACGATATTCTCGAGTTTGATTTTAACGTGGATGGCGTTTCCATCCACTGCGAGCATCCGGATGTTCCGGCCGATTCATCCAATCTCGCGTATCGCGCGGCCCGGTTGTTTTTTGATAGGTTAGGCAAAATCAACGGGCATATTGACCCTTGCGTCGGCATTTCATTAACCAAACAAATACCGGTGGCGGGTGGACTCGGTGGCGGAAGCAGTAACGCCGCCACCGTTCTGATCGGGCTTAACCGGTATTTCAATTTTCCCTTTTCTCAGATTGCACTCCGCGAAATGGGCCTTTCCCTCGGGGCAGATGTGCCTTTCTTCATTCTGGGCAGGCCGGCGATTGCCACGGGGGTGGGAGAGGTGCTGACGCCTATTGATAACTTATTTAAATTTTATGTTTTACTGGTTAACCCCCGTATCCATGTCGCCACTGCCGACGTCTATAAAAACCTGAATTTAGGATTGACAAACAGCCAAAAACTAAATAAAGAAAGCTTTTTTAGGGTTCGGAAGCTGAATCCGGTCCGTTATTTATGGAACGACCTTGAGACGGTGACAGCCTCAAAATTCCCTGAGATTCAAAAAATAAAAGAAGCGCTTCTGGCCAACGGCGCGGATGGTGCGCTTATGACAGGCAGTGGCCCGACCGTGTTCGGGCTTTTTTATGATTTGAAAGCTGCGCAAAATGCGCAATCGGTTTTGTCGAAGTATTCGTCATGGCGCTTGTTTCTTGCCGAATCTATCGGTGGGTAGGATGTGATCCCTATCGCCACAACGGGATCTGCGGGGTGGGTTTTTTTACACTGGGGCGTCGTCAAGCGGTAAGACACAGGATTTTGGTTCCTGCATTCGGAGGTTCGAATCCTCCCGCCCCAGCCATTTGTTTATGAGCGTAAGGGGCTGCCAGCGTGTGATTGAGAGGAAGACTTGATGGACAACATGATTATTTTTTCCGGCACGTCAAATCCGAAGCTGGCCAATGCCGTTTGTGAATACCTTCGAATGTCTATTGGGGGTGCCAAAGTTACCACATTCAGTGATGGTGAGATTCAGATTGAAATTGATGAGAACGTTCGATCAAAGGACGTTTTTATTATTCAGTCCACCTGCCATCCGGTGAATAAAAATTTGGTGGAACTGCTCCTGATGATCGACGCCTTCAAGCGCTCATCTTCCCGCCGAATCACCGCCGTCATACCTTATTACGGGTACGCCCGCCAGGATAAAAAAGTTGCCCCGAGGGTGCCGATCAGCGCCAAACTGGTGGCGGATCTGATTACAACCGCCGGTGCCAATCGTGTTATTACCATGGATCTTCATGCCGGACAGATTCAAGGATTTTTCAATATTCCAGTGGATAATCTTTTTGCGGCGCCTGTCCTGATCGACTATATTAAACAAAATTTTGACAATGACCTGGTGATTGTCTCTCCGGATGCCGGCGGTGCGGAACGGGCGCGAGCCTTTGCCAAACGGCTTGGTGCGGGACTCGGCATTGTTGATAAGCGTCGGGACAAGCCCAACCAGGCAAAAGCCATGAGCGTCATCGGCGATGTCAGCGGCAAGAGGGCTATCATTGTGGATGATATGGTGGATACTGCGGGGACACTTACGGAAGCGGCCGCCGCGATTATGCGCAAAGGGGCAAAAGAGGTTCATGCGTGTTGCGCCCATTCGGTTCTTTCCGGACCAGCGGTTCAACGAATTGCCGATTCGGAACTCACCAGCCTGGTGGTTACCGATACCATCCCGTTAAGTGAAAAAGCCCGAGAAATTGGTAAAATAAAACAGCTCTCCATTGCGGAGCTTTTTGGGGAAGCAATCATTCGAAGTCACAGCGGGGACTCGGTGACGTCTCTATTTGTTTAACGTGCGACATTATAATGTATTATCAGGGAGGAATGTTCCTTGGACCTTATCGAATTAAAAGCGGCTATAAGAGCGGAAAAGGGAGATGGGCCGGCCATACGACTCAGACAGGCCGGCAGAATGCCGGCTGTTTTATATGGACCCGGCAGTGCACCCGTCATGCTTTCGATTGACAGGCGGGATCTGGAGTTGATTCTGAAAAAAAACAGTGTCTCGCAGGTAGTTTTGAATCTTGCGGTTGACGAGCTCAGTGGCAGCAAAGCCGCCATGATCAAGGAGCTTCAAATTGATCCGTTATCGGGCGGTTATCTTCATGCAGACTTTTACGAAGTGGCGATGGATCGGAAAGTTCTCGTCAAAGTACCGGTCGCCACCAAAGGTAAATGCATCGGTGTTGAATTGGGTGGCATGCTTCAGGTGATCCGTAGAAAACTGGAAGTGCTTTGCTATCCGAACAGCATTCCCAAATCGATCATTATTGATGTTACGGACCTGGGGTTGGGCGGGTCGGTTCATGTGGAAGATATTGTTTTAGAAGGCGGCGCCGAGATTCCCCATGATGTCAATTTCACCGTTCTTACCGTATTGGGCCGAAAGGTTGAAAAGGCGGAGGGCGAGGGGGAAGCGGTTGAAGAAGAAGTGGAAGCTTTGGGAAAAGCTTGATCATTCGTTTTTTTTCGAATGTTTTTTGATATACCCGGCTG
This Desulfobacterales bacterium DNA region includes the following protein-coding sequences:
- the lpxK gene encoding tetraacyldisaccharide 4'-kinase, with the translated sequence MSPLIRRITSAMKSNQAARTFSFETILWGLSLVYGGLARLRSAAFEFRPAKLKQLPCVVISIGNITVGGTGKTPMVIYLARLVRSLGYRVAIVSRGYKGNLEKTGGIVSDGQKTLVTPEASGDEPFMIANALTDIPVVVGQNRFMAGTRAIAAFSPEVIILDDAFQHLQLRRDINLLLVDQTRPFGNRHLLPRGPLREPVSAIGRADVIVETRCRPKSPSAPELLHAVNRYAAQKPVFRAQLEPVIENLIGMGKTATAETFLKTAGAARTLLRGKRVFAFSGVADNPGFHHSLTELGCTVAATAAFPDHHWFSADDVAALQHQARDVKAELIVTTQKDICRINGLTQWPANLVVLGIEHDFGAHKTAFHDLIRRRLFDLIGKSCANSGLTIFSGRVI
- a CDS encoding 3-deoxy-D-manno-octulosonic acid transferase: MVIIYNALLFLAVLIALPVILPAVLCSEKRRKTVLPRLGVAPSQPLPRGKTGTLKSEKPIWVHALSVGEVLSATPLLSGLTQQYPGRPVLLTVSTLTGYRIARERLHSITSAIRFFPYDLPFSIKRALHLVDPAMVLMVETDIWPNFMNELKKRNIPAFLVNARLSARAYRNYKRFSFFFGPVFSAFTYICTQSEMDAERFSGLGIARHRIVMAGNLKFDQNRPVLTPEQLIARRQSLAINPAQPVIVAGSTHEGEEEILLGAFCRLKTQWPSLVMMVAPRDPKRAASVTQLAKSAHLKAFTMTALEDNPSNQSVDVIIVDRLGLLRDFYALADVAFVGGSLVACSGHNPLEPAAWAKPILFGPDMRDFMSISTALESAGGAVTVQNAEAFYRNVNALLSNPEKAHAMGKISLSIFQSNGGAVKKMLSLTAPFLPHDDQQE
- the lptG gene encoding LPS export ABC transporter permease LptG, which codes for MNILHKYLIREIVKYFSMIMVMVVCVYMIVDFFERVDNFMEAGAPLAATFRFLAFKIPFIIAQILPVGVLLSILITLGLMNKKNELVALRSSGIGIYTLFKPIALIGLGSGLLLFFFSEGIVPTTMAKANDIYLREVKKVSAMATRENNIWIKGKQSITHITHYNPVDNAVFGVTLHQFDDQFKLIRRIDAVKGVFKNGEWVLDTVMEQRINTKPHALEVNFHSQKTEPVDLVPEDLSQVAKKSEEMSFDELRNYIRDIEAEGYDAGNYRVDLHAKTALPFACLIMSMVGSGIAVRRAFKERLSLIIAWGIAIIFLYWVVFSFCISLGYGGILLPVISAWLTNLVFLCLGGIALLNAD
- the lptF gene encoding LPS export ABC transporter permease LptF, which produces MKINSVVNRYIFKELFAPFLLSVVFLLFIFLMTTLLRITDLVVNYHVGFITVVRMIFYSIPSFLEFIIPMSTMIAVLLTLLKMSNDNEIIALKAGGIGIYRLTPPILLFCILTFAATCVTTVAGLPWGKLSVRNLMGELKTSSYAALLKERTFNDNFQGMMVYFNKSDPQTKSLMDVFIEDRNNRGIIVTVTAPLGQLIDSPENDTFHLRLMDGFINQVQLKDKASHAIRFKTYDVRLNLKNAYRTATGTQKNKKEMSLSELQRFIGSATEKNNVYYEILIEFHKKFSLPFACIALGMLAFPLGIRTKFVKQSSGIGLGLLFFMLYYSILSAGWVFGEAGIYPPVIGMWLPNILFGGLGLFLLIRVANEKPLLFSNLIDRIKKTRINSLTDPSEAACVDGSTESTDN
- the serA gene encoding phosphoglycerate dehydrogenase, with translation MKVLVSDNLGEEGVEMFRAAAGIEVDVQTGLTPEALKEIIGDYDALVIRSATKVTEDLLSRAHRLKVVGRAGIGLDNVDIPAATKRGIVVMNTPGGNVVTTAEHAIAMMLSLSRNIPQATATLKAGRWEKKKLQGRELYNKVLGVIGFGKIGSIVADRARGLKMQVVVYDPFVTAEQIEKAGFAAATLEELYRKSDYITVHVPKLKNTTGLLNKEAFGQMKDGVMVINCARGGIVEEKDLYEAIQSGKVAGAALDVFEVEPPENNPLLELDPVIATPHLGASTKEAQTNVAVAVADQIIDYLQNGTIQNAVNVPSVTGELLEKLGPYLYLGDRIGVLEAQLVCGPITEVHIEYNGDFHGLDLSPVTCAVLKGLLTSIVKDDVNFVNAGVLAKERGIKVTEGATATSDDYTNLITVRVVTTEMSCSVSGTIFGKNDARIVMINNFRLELIPEGHLGLIHNQDIPGSIGEIGSALGLFNINIGRMHVGQEKDGARNIIFLQVDTPLSEEVITHLRSLKTVKTVIPLEFP
- a CDS encoding DUF1844 domain-containing protein, which encodes MAEEKDFILKDKEGNAARNSGDGAGAEKPFAGRKGDSPLPAIDFSTFIMSLNASALVNLGVIEDPVTGQKTKNLSIGKQTIDIIGMLEEKTRGNLTPDEGALIKGMLYDLRITFVKQSG
- the ispE gene encoding 4-(cytidine 5'-diphospho)-2-C-methyl-D-erythritol kinase, with product MKLLSPAKINLFLHVTGRRTDGYHDLFTLMCGVGLYDILEFDFNVDGVSIHCEHPDVPADSSNLAYRAARLFFDRLGKINGHIDPCVGISLTKQIPVAGGLGGGSSNAATVLIGLNRYFNFPFSQIALREMGLSLGADVPFFILGRPAIATGVGEVLTPIDNLFKFYVLLVNPRIHVATADVYKNLNLGLTNSQKLNKESFFRVRKLNPVRYLWNDLETVTASKFPEIQKIKEALLANGADGALMTGSGPTVFGLFYDLKAAQNAQSVLSKYSSWRLFLAESIGG
- a CDS encoding ribose-phosphate pyrophosphokinase; translated protein: MDNMIIFSGTSNPKLANAVCEYLRMSIGGAKVTTFSDGEIQIEIDENVRSKDVFIIQSTCHPVNKNLVELLLMIDAFKRSSSRRITAVIPYYGYARQDKKVAPRVPISAKLVADLITTAGANRVITMDLHAGQIQGFFNIPVDNLFAAPVLIDYIKQNFDNDLVIVSPDAGGAERARAFAKRLGAGLGIVDKRRDKPNQAKAMSVIGDVSGKRAIIVDDMVDTAGTLTEAAAAIMRKGAKEVHACCAHSVLSGPAVQRIADSELTSLVVTDTIPLSEKAREIGKIKQLSIAELFGEAIIRSHSGDSVTSLFV
- a CDS encoding 50S ribosomal protein L25, with protein sequence MDLIELKAAIRAEKGDGPAIRLRQAGRMPAVLYGPGSAPVMLSIDRRDLELILKKNSVSQVVLNLAVDELSGSKAAMIKELQIDPLSGGYLHADFYEVAMDRKVLVKVPVATKGKCIGVELGGMLQVIRRKLEVLCYPNSIPKSIIIDVTDLGLGGSVHVEDIVLEGGAEIPHDVNFTVLTVLGRKVEKAEGEGEAVEEEVEALGKA